One genomic region from Actinomycetota bacterium encodes:
- the efp gene encoding elongation factor P — MNVSTNDLKNGMALDLPEGLVTVVEFQHVKPGKGGAFVRTKLKNVRTGAVIDRTYRADEKLEQAIIDKREMQYLYREGEHHVFMDNSSYDQMHVDAATLGEAGSFLKEGDSVVAQMYKESVVGLDLPAAVELEVTATEPGVQGDRVSGARKPATLETGLVVQVPLFVNVGDRVKVDTRSGDYLTRV; from the coding sequence ATGAACGTATCGACCAACGACCTCAAGAACGGCATGGCCCTCGACCTGCCCGAAGGCCTCGTCACCGTCGTCGAGTTCCAGCACGTGAAGCCGGGCAAGGGCGGGGCGTTCGTGCGTACCAAGCTCAAGAACGTGCGTACCGGGGCCGTCATCGACCGCACCTACCGGGCCGACGAGAAGCTGGAGCAGGCCATCATCGACAAGCGGGAGATGCAGTACCTCTACCGCGAGGGCGAGCACCACGTCTTCATGGACAACTCCAGCTACGACCAGATGCACGTGGACGCGGCCACCTTGGGCGAGGCCGGCAGCTTCCTCAAGGAGGGCGACTCGGTCGTGGCCCAGATGTACAAGGAGTCGGTCGTCGGCCTCGACCTGCCGGCGGCCGTCGAGCTGGAGGTCACGGCGACCGAGCCGGGAGTGCAGGGCGACCGGGTCTCGGGTGCCCGCAAGCCGGCCACCTTGGAGACGGGCCTGGTGGTCCAGGTGCCGCTGTTCGTCAACGTGGGCGACCGGGTCAAGGTCGACACGCGGTCAGGCGATTACCTGACTCGGGTCTGA
- a CDS encoding aspartate carbamoyltransferase catalytic subunit: MRHLLSVADLGAAGIAELLEVSDSFVEVSERAIPKVPALRGKTVVSLFYEDSTRTRLSFETAARRLSADVMNFSVSGSSVAKGESLRDTVQTIDAMGVDAVIVRHSSAGVPWQVANWVGCSVVNAGDGWHEHPTQALLDCYTVRRARGSLEGLRVAIVGDVKHSRVARSNVLAFSTMGAEVTLVAPPTLLPPSLEGWPVVAVSHDIDDVLPKADVVYLLRLQAERQSEALLPSLREYTACYGLTRRRADLLADGALVMHPGPMNRGVEIAAEVADLPLSVITRQVANGVAVRMAVLFLLLGSAPAA; the protein is encoded by the coding sequence GTGAGGCACCTGCTCTCGGTGGCCGACCTCGGGGCCGCGGGCATCGCCGAGCTACTGGAGGTCAGCGACTCGTTCGTGGAGGTCAGCGAGCGGGCCATCCCCAAGGTCCCGGCCCTGCGGGGCAAGACGGTCGTGTCGCTGTTCTACGAGGACTCGACCCGCACCCGCCTGTCCTTCGAGACGGCCGCCCGGCGCCTGTCGGCCGACGTGATGAACTTCTCGGTCTCGGGTTCGTCGGTGGCCAAGGGCGAGTCGCTGCGCGACACCGTCCAGACGATCGACGCCATGGGGGTCGACGCCGTGATCGTGCGCCACTCGTCGGCCGGGGTGCCTTGGCAGGTGGCCAACTGGGTGGGCTGCTCGGTGGTCAACGCGGGCGACGGCTGGCACGAGCACCCTACCCAGGCCCTGCTCGACTGCTACACCGTCCGGCGGGCCCGGGGTTCGCTGGAGGGCCTGCGGGTGGCCATCGTGGGCGACGTCAAGCACTCCCGGGTGGCCCGTTCCAACGTCCTGGCCTTCTCGACGATGGGCGCCGAGGTGACCTTGGTGGCCCCGCCCACCCTGCTGCCCCCCAGCCTGGAGGGCTGGCCGGTGGTGGCCGTGAGCCACGACATCGACGACGTGCTGCCCAAGGCCGACGTCGTCTACCTGCTGCGCCTGCAGGCCGAACGGCAGTCCGAGGCGCTGCTGCCCTCGCTGCGGGAGTACACGGCCTGCTACGGCCTGACCCGGCGCCGGGCCGACCTGCTGGCCGACGGGGCCCTGGTCATGCACCCCGGGCCCATGAACCGGGGGGTCGAGATCGCGGCCGAGGTGGCCGACCTGCCGCTGTCGGTGATCACCCGCCAGGTGGCCAACGGGGTGGCCGTGCGCATGGCCGTGCTCTTCCTGCTGCTCGGATCGGCTCCCGCGGCGTGA
- a CDS encoding aminopeptidase P family protein, whose protein sequence is MVVPMDVASRADRLRATMDEAGCDALCVTRLVNVRYLTGFTGSSAVLVVLPGELVLVTDGRYREQAAAELAAAGVVARVETAMTQEAQGQLLAAAAAGCARVGLEAEAVTWAQQQRYRDRWLAGCELVATTGLVEGLRLVKDAGEVARMEAAAAAADGALAAVGPRLALGPTEAELALDLESEMRARGAAGPGFDTIVAAGPNASRPHHRPTDRPIGPGELVIVDFGAVVDGYRSDMTRTLCVGEPTAEARRMVEVVAESQRAGVAAVCHGAGAADVDAACRAVIEEAGMGEAFLHGTGHGVGLEVHEAPRLALAATGTLVEGSVVTVEPGVYLPGHGGARIEDMVLVTKQGCRALTNAPKELVVSP, encoded by the coding sequence ATGGTGGTCCCCATGGACGTGGCCAGCCGGGCGGACCGCCTGCGGGCGACCATGGACGAGGCGGGCTGCGACGCCCTGTGCGTGACCCGCCTGGTCAACGTGCGCTACCTGACGGGCTTCACCGGGTCGTCGGCCGTGCTGGTCGTGCTGCCCGGCGAGCTGGTGCTGGTCACCGACGGCCGCTACCGGGAACAGGCGGCCGCCGAGCTGGCGGCCGCCGGGGTGGTGGCCCGGGTGGAGACGGCCATGACCCAGGAGGCCCAGGGCCAGTTGCTGGCCGCCGCGGCCGCCGGCTGCGCCCGTGTCGGGCTGGAGGCCGAGGCCGTGACCTGGGCCCAGCAGCAGCGCTACCGCGACCGGTGGCTGGCGGGCTGCGAGCTGGTGGCCACCACCGGGCTGGTGGAGGGCCTGCGCCTGGTCAAGGACGCCGGTGAGGTGGCCCGCATGGAGGCCGCGGCGGCGGCCGCGGACGGCGCCCTGGCGGCGGTCGGCCCCCGGCTGGCGCTGGGCCCCACCGAGGCCGAGCTGGCCCTCGACCTGGAGTCCGAGATGCGGGCCCGGGGGGCGGCCGGCCCCGGGTTCGACACGATCGTGGCCGCCGGCCCCAACGCCTCCCGTCCCCACCACCGGCCCACCGACCGGCCCATCGGCCCCGGCGAGCTGGTCATCGTCGACTTCGGGGCGGTGGTCGACGGTTACCGGTCGGACATGACCCGCACGCTGTGCGTGGGCGAGCCGACCGCTGAAGCCCGGCGTATGGTCGAAGTCGTGGCCGAGAGCCAGCGGGCTGGGGTGGCGGCCGTGTGCCACGGGGCCGGGGCGGCCGACGTGGACGCCGCCTGCCGGGCGGTGATCGAGGAGGCGGGGATGGGGGAAGCGTTCTTGCACGGCACGGGCCACGGGGTGGGCCTGGAGGTGCACGAAGCCCCTCGGTTGGCACTGGCGGCGACCGGTACCCTGGTGGAAGGGTCGGTGGTCACCGTCGAGCCGGGCGTCTATCTTCCCGGCCACGGGGGTGCCCGCATCGAGGACATGGTCCTCGTCACCAAGCAAGGCTGCCGGGCCCTCACCAACGCCCCAAAGGAGCTTGTCGTCAGCCCATGA
- the pyrR gene encoding bifunctional pyr operon transcriptional regulator/uracil phosphoribosyltransferase PyrR produces the protein MDGEALRRAVTRIAHEVLERNHGLDGLALVGLQTGGVPLAHRLAGELARIEGTEVPVGTLDVAFYRDDIGLRPVLPEAVTDISFDLTGMVVVLVDDVLYTGRTVRAALDALNDYGRPRAVQLAVLVDRGHRELPIRPDYVGKNLPTRADEVVDVREDGVDLGEVRPA, from the coding sequence ATGGATGGCGAGGCCCTGCGCCGGGCCGTCACCCGCATCGCCCACGAGGTGCTGGAGCGCAACCACGGGCTCGACGGGCTGGCCCTGGTGGGGCTCCAGACCGGGGGTGTGCCCCTGGCCCACCGGCTGGCCGGGGAGCTGGCCCGCATCGAGGGCACCGAGGTGCCCGTGGGCACACTCGACGTGGCCTTCTACCGCGACGACATCGGCCTGCGCCCCGTGCTCCCCGAGGCCGTGACCGACATCTCCTTCGACCTCACGGGCATGGTCGTCGTGCTGGTCGACGACGTGCTCTACACGGGCCGTACGGTGCGGGCCGCCCTCGACGCCCTCAACGACTACGGCCGGCCCCGGGCCGTGCAGCTGGCCGTCCTCGTCGACCGGGGCCACCGCGAGCTGCCCATCCGCCCCGACTACGTCGGCAAGAACCTGCCCACCCGGGCCGACGAGGTGGTCGACGTGCGAGAGGACGGGGTCGACCTGGGCGAGGTGCGGCCGGCGTGA
- a CDS encoding DUF2207 domain-containing protein: MRRASAQVAALAVVLAVVAALAASGAGPAWAQGGEGIRAFDITVEVRADGALQVTERIRYDFGPNERRGIFREIPVRFDYEPDPRFERVTRIDQVSVRTAPGTPGDLEVTDSGRVKRFRIGDPDTYLRGVHDYTISYRVRGALNAFEEHDELFWNATGNNWGVPIDAASVTVSAPGPITQVACFAGPTGSRLTCDRASGGDGPQATFSHSGLSSFEGVTVVVGMPKGTVTVPPPILDEKWDLGRAFSLTPASIGLSAVVLLGAVAGAARLLSGGRDRRWTGSHVDTVFGNEMGQEERVPLFARSIDPVEYEPPDKIRPGQLGTLIDEVANPLDVTATIVDLAVRGYLRIEEIPKKGWFGKPDWRLTKLKGADGLLKYERLLLNGLFQSGDEVELSDLKQKFADRLRKVQEALYEDVVAAGWFPTRPDKVRALWRGLGVFALLAALAVAVFLIVATKMALVGIPLVIGAIVLLAGAGRMPHRTPKGHAVLRRTNGFRRFIEESEAERARFAERANLFSEYLPYAIVFGATDKWARAFSGLETELAQATAGWYVSSQPFSVNSFGSSMDSFSVTTAGTIVSTAASSGSSGFGGGGSSGGGFGGGGGGSW; encoded by the coding sequence ATGAGGCGGGCCTCGGCCCAGGTGGCCGCCCTGGCGGTGGTCCTGGCCGTCGTGGCCGCGCTGGCCGCCAGCGGGGCCGGGCCGGCCTGGGCCCAGGGCGGCGAAGGCATCCGGGCCTTCGACATAACCGTCGAGGTCCGGGCCGACGGGGCGCTCCAGGTCACCGAGCGCATCCGCTACGACTTCGGTCCCAACGAACGCCGGGGCATCTTCCGGGAGATCCCCGTGCGCTTCGACTACGAGCCCGACCCCCGCTTCGAGCGGGTGACCCGCATCGACCAGGTGAGCGTACGCACCGCGCCGGGCACCCCTGGCGACCTGGAGGTGACCGACTCGGGACGGGTCAAGCGGTTCCGCATCGGCGACCCCGACACTTACCTGCGGGGCGTGCACGACTACACGATCAGCTACCGGGTGCGGGGCGCGCTGAACGCCTTCGAGGAGCACGACGAGCTGTTCTGGAACGCCACCGGCAACAACTGGGGCGTGCCCATCGACGCCGCCTCGGTCACGGTGTCGGCCCCCGGGCCCATCACCCAGGTGGCGTGCTTCGCCGGGCCCACGGGCAGCCGCCTGACGTGCGACCGGGCGTCGGGGGGCGACGGCCCCCAGGCCACGTTCTCCCACTCGGGCCTGTCGAGCTTCGAGGGTGTCACCGTCGTGGTCGGCATGCCCAAGGGGACGGTCACCGTGCCGCCACCCATCCTCGACGAGAAGTGGGACCTGGGGCGGGCGTTCTCGCTGACCCCCGCGTCGATCGGCTTGAGCGCGGTCGTGTTGTTGGGGGCGGTGGCCGGGGCCGCTCGCCTGCTGAGCGGCGGCCGTGACCGGCGGTGGACGGGCTCGCACGTCGACACCGTGTTCGGCAACGAGATGGGCCAGGAGGAGCGGGTCCCGCTCTTCGCCCGCTCCATCGACCCCGTGGAGTACGAGCCCCCGGACAAGATCCGGCCCGGCCAGTTGGGCACGCTGATCGACGAGGTGGCCAACCCCCTCGATGTCACGGCCACGATCGTCGACCTGGCCGTGCGGGGTTACCTGCGCATCGAGGAGATCCCCAAGAAGGGTTGGTTCGGCAAGCCCGATTGGCGCCTGACCAAGTTGAAGGGGGCCGACGGCCTGCTCAAGTACGAGCGGTTGCTGCTCAACGGCCTGTTCCAGAGCGGCGACGAGGTGGAGCTGTCCGACCTGAAGCAGAAGTTCGCCGACCGCCTGCGCAAGGTCCAAGAGGCCCTCTACGAGGACGTCGTGGCCGCCGGCTGGTTCCCGACCCGGCCCGACAAGGTGCGGGCGCTGTGGAGGGGCCTGGGCGTGTTCGCCCTGCTGGCCGCCCTGGCGGTGGCCGTGTTCCTGATAGTCGCCACCAAGATGGCCCTCGTGGGCATCCCCCTGGTGATCGGGGCCATCGTGTTGCTGGCCGGGGCCGGGCGCATGCCCCACCGCACGCCCAAGGGCCACGCCGTCCTGCGCCGCACCAACGGGTTCCGCCGGTTCATCGAGGAGAGCGAGGCCGAGCGCGCCCGGTTCGCGGAGCGGGCCAACCTGTTCTCCGAGTACCTGCCCTACGCCATCGTGTTCGGGGCCACCGACAAGTGGGCCCGGGCCTTCTCGGGCCTCGAGACCGAACTGGCTCAGGCCACCGCCGGCTGGTACGTGTCCAGCCAGCCGTTCTCGGTCAACTCGTTCGGCAGCTCCATGGACAGCTTCTCGGTCACCACCGCAGGCACCATCGTGTCCACCGCCGCCTCCTCAGGGTCCAGCGGCTTCGGCGGCGGCGGGTCCTCGGGCGGCGGCTTCGGGGGCGGGGGCGGGGGGTCCTGGTGA
- the nusB gene encoding transcription antitermination factor NusB has translation MARGRGAAPPSPIVPSRRQARERALSLLYEAESKDVSPAAVLAALPVGPVPFAAELVAGVGEHAEEVDGLIRRFARGWALERMPALDRALLRMAVFELVHRPDVPTAVVLNEAVELAGIYSTEESGRFVNGVLAKIAGEVRPG, from the coding sequence GTGGCCCGCGGGCGCGGGGCGGCCCCGCCTTCTCCGATCGTCCCCTCCCGCCGCCAGGCCCGCGAGCGGGCGCTCTCGCTCCTCTACGAGGCCGAGTCCAAAGACGTTTCCCCGGCCGCCGTCCTGGCCGCCCTGCCCGTCGGCCCCGTGCCGTTCGCGGCCGAGCTGGTGGCCGGGGTAGGGGAGCACGCCGAGGAGGTCGACGGGCTCATCCGGCGGTTCGCCCGGGGGTGGGCCCTGGAGAGGATGCCGGCCCTCGACCGGGCGCTGCTGCGCATGGCCGTCTTCGAGCTCGTCCACCGCCCGGACGTACCCACCGCGGTCGTGCTCAACGAGGCCGTCGAGCTGGCCGGGATCTACTCCACCGAGGAGTCGGGGCGGTTCGTGAACGGCGTGCTGGCCAAGATCGCGGGCGAGGTGCGCCCCGGATGA
- a CDS encoding type II 3-dehydroquinate dehydratase, with protein sequence MSTGRPLVVLLSGPNLDLLGQRQPLIYGPQALDDHVATARRVADEHGLDLEHVQSNHEGVLVDAVHGARGRAAALVVNAAALTHYSWSLRDALACFDGPVVELHISNPEAREQWRRTSVVSPVATGTVSGFGGHGYELAVLAAARLLADRP encoded by the coding sequence GTGAGCACGGGCCGGCCTCTGGTCGTGCTCCTGTCGGGCCCCAACCTCGACCTGCTGGGCCAGCGCCAGCCCCTCATCTACGGTCCCCAGGCCCTCGACGACCACGTGGCCACGGCCCGGCGGGTGGCCGACGAGCACGGCCTCGATCTCGAACACGTGCAGTCCAACCACGAGGGGGTTCTGGTCGATGCCGTCCATGGCGCCCGAGGGCGGGCCGCCGCCCTGGTGGTCAACGCGGCCGCCCTCACCCATTACTCGTGGTCGCTGCGCGACGCCCTGGCCTGCTTCGACGGACCGGTCGTCGAGCTGCACATCTCCAACCCCGAGGCCCGCGAGCAGTGGCGGCGTACGTCGGTGGTGTCGCCGGTGGCCACCGGCACGGTGTCCGGTTTCGGGGGCCACGGCTACGAGCTGGCCGTGCTCGCCGCGGCCCGGCTTCTGGCCGACCGCCCATGA